The Acropora palmata chromosome 10, jaAcrPala1.3, whole genome shotgun sequence genome contains a region encoding:
- the LOC141894137 gene encoding DBH-like monooxygenase protein 1 homolog, with protein MAILQFCLFALFSVAFADGSYVFSNQLSFLGGSFNVSYNFNESSDTFEFLVEVNATGWVGFGFAESAPNNMTNYDVAVGGVFSIGSGYLKDYFTDGFQEPLEDTQQDWTLKNATEMNGITALKFCRQPNTSDAQDVAVEVCSTF; from the exons ATGGCGATTCTTCAGTTCTGCCTTTTTGCGCTCTTTAGCGTGGCCTTCGCAGATGGCAGTTACGTATTTTCCAACCAGCTTTCTTTCCTTGGAGGCAGCTTCAACGTTTCGTACAATTTCAACGAATCTTCGGATACTTTTGAGTTTTTGGTAGAAGTTAATGCCACAGGATGGGTCGGTTTCGGGTTTGCTGAAAGCGCTCCTAACAATATGACGAACTACGATGTGGCAGTTGGAGGGGTGTTTTCGATTGGATCTGGTTACCTAAAG GATTACTTTACAGATGGATTTCAGGAACCACTAGAGGATACTCAGCAGGACTGGACTTTAAAAAACGCAACGGAAATGAACGGTATTACAGCGCTGAAATTCTGTCGCCAGCCAAACACAAGTGATGCACAGGATGTTGCAGTCGAGGTATGCAGCACCTTCTGA
- the LOC141895456 gene encoding uncharacterized protein LOC141895456 has protein sequence MTANENAATTMTPMATTTTSAMAVSMTTSVHTDVPISDTPTLVATSTTIAAEMSSSMKGKSTTTAMHPLTASSVVSPPTTSTPTAVSNFISLDGGKYNVSWMFHSSMDTFHFVVKVRATGWIGFGLATRAPNRMSGYDVAVSETNNGTKYLKDYFTGSFAVPPQDAKQDWMLSYFSEEQNVATLKFYRKRDTDDTANDIAIQPGQSYYFIWAYHFSDTVTPGRFPKHSFSGSYQVGPLIPSIQPTTTASTESPATPGTSLPTQMPFPYAFDDNKFLALEIR, from the exons ATGacggccaatgaaaatgctgcaACGACAATGACACCTATGGCAACCACAACTACGTCCGCAATGGCAGTATCCATGACAACATCCGTACATACAGACGTGCCTATTTCTGATACACCAACATTGGTAGCAACGAGTACAACAATAGCAGCGGAAATGAGTTCGTCAATGAAAGGCAAGTCCACCACGACAGCGATGCACCCCTTGACTGCAT CATCTGTTGTTTCGCCTCCAACCACATCAACACCAACTGCCGTTTCGAACTTCATTTCCCTCGATGGTGGCAAATACAACGTGTCGTGGATGTTCCACAGTAGCATGGACACTTTCCATTTTGTTGTCAAAGTTCGAGCCACGGGATGGATTGGATTTGGTCTCGCAACTCGAGCACCCAACCGGATGAGCGGATATGACGTAGCTGTTAGTGAAACCAATAATGGCACGAAATACCTAAAG GATTATTTCACGGGTAGCTTCGCAGTGCCTCCACAGGATGCAAAGCAGGATTGGATGCTAAGTTACTTCAGTGAAGAGCAGAATGTGGCGACATTAAAGTTCTACCGCAAACGAGACACGGACGATACAGCAAACGATATTGCTATCCAG CCAGGACAGTCATATTACTTCATATGGGCATATCATTTCAGCGATACAGTGACACCAGGCCGATTCCCAAAGCATAGTTTCTCTGGTTCTTACCAAGTTGGCCCACTTATTCCTTCCATCCAACCAACGACCACTGCAAGCACTGAATCACCTGCCACACCAGGAACCT CTTTACCAACGCAAATGCCATTTCCCTACGCCTTTGATGATAATAAATTCCTTGCACTTGAGATTCGATGA